A window of Hyalangium ruber genomic DNA:
AGCGGGAGCTCATTGTCCGGCTGCGCGACGACCTCGACGATGGCGCGGGCGGCCTTCGCCGGATCGCCGGCCTGCTCACCGTTCATCTGCGTCACCCAGCTCCGCAGCTGCCCGACCGTCGTGCCATATGCGTCCATGGCGGGCATGCGCCTGAACGCCGTGCCGAACAGGGCGGTGCGGAACGTTCCAGGCTCGACCACCAGCACGCGGATCCCCAGCGGTTTCACCTCCAGCGCGAGACACTCGGAGAGCCCCTCGAGCGCGTGCTTCGCCGCGCAGTAGGCGCCGAAGCCCGGTGCGGTCGTGAGTCCCGCGACGCTGGTGATCTGGACGATCGTTCCGCTCGAGCGCGCGCGCATGTGTGGGAGGACCTCCCGGGTGGTCGCGACCGCGGCGAAGAACATCAGGTCCATCGTCGCGCGCAGCGCGTCGTCACCCGTCTCCTCCACCGCGCCGAGAATGCTGAAGCCGGCGTTGTTGACCAGGACGTCGATACGACCGAAGCGGGAGATGGCGCTCGCGACAGCGGCGCGCACCTGCTCGGGGCGCGTCACGTCGAGTTCGGCGAGGTGCAGGCGATCGGGGGACGTCGCGGCGAGCTCGGCGAGCGCCTCGGGTCGGCGCGCGGTGGCGACGACTTGGTCGCCGCGGCGCAGCGCCTCCTCGACGACGGCACGGCCGAAGCCCGAGGACGAGCCGGTGACGAACCAGACCTTGGACGAAGCAGGAATGCTGTGGGTGCTCATGGCGGACTCCTTCGGGGGTGAGTTCCAGGAGAAACTAGGGGGCTCGGGTCTGCCGAGGTAGCGGTGGAATTGCGATGAGCTTTTAAGCGCTGCTAAAAAGTCCGGCGCATGCTGGATGAGCTCTCGGGCCTGACCGCGCTGGTGGCGGTAGCGAACAAGCGCAGCTTCACGGCTGCCGCGGCGCAGTTACACGTGACCCCTTCGGCGATCAGCCAGAGCGTCAGGGCACTGGAGGAGCGTGTCGGCGTGCGCCTGCTCCAGCGCACGACGAGAAGCGTGGGCCTGACCGAAGCCGGCGAGCGCTTCCTTGCGCAGCTCCGGCCCGCGATGGAGGGTGTCCACGCGGCGTTCGAGTCTCTCGACGCGGTCCGCGGGCGGCCGGCGGGCACGTTGCGGCTCAGCATCCCGCGGCTGGCGAGCACGCCGGTGCTCGAGCCGATCCTGGCGGAGTTCCTCGCCGCGTACCCGGAGATTC
This region includes:
- a CDS encoding SDR family NAD(P)-dependent oxidoreductase, which gives rise to MSTHSIPASSKVWFVTGSSSGFGRAVVEEALRRGDQVVATARRPEALAELAATSPDRLHLAELDVTRPEQVRAAVASAISRFGRIDVLVNNAGFSILGAVEETGDDALRATMDLMFFAAVATTREVLPHMRARSSGTIVQITSVAGLTTAPGFGAYCAAKHALEGLSECLALEVKPLGIRVLVVEPGTFRTALFGTAFRRMPAMDAYGTTVGQLRSWVTQMNGEQAGDPAKAARAIVEVVAQPDNELPLRLPLGGDAVDLIRAKLAFIAADVDRTEAIARATAFDAKPLDHP